One Sulfurirhabdus autotrophica DNA window includes the following coding sequences:
- the dnaJ gene encoding molecular chaperone DnaJ, giving the protein MSKRDYYEVLGVNRDASDDEIKKAYRKLAMKHHPDRNPDNPNAEEHFKEAKEAYEILSDASKRQAYDQYGHAGVDQNAKGGAGFGGFADAFGDIFGDIFGGGGGGGRRSNVYRGADLRYNLEISLEDAARGAETQIRIPTMDECETCSGTGAKPGTEPVTCTTCGGHGQVRMQQGFFSIQQTCPKCHGSGKSIPNPCPKCHGAGRIKGHKTLSVRIPAGVDEGDRIRLSGEGEHGVNGGPAGDLYVMVQLKPHQVFQRDHNDLHCEMPIGFTIAALGGEIDIPTLDGSAKIKIPAETQTGKIFRLRGKGIKGVRSTTHGDLMCHVVVETPVSLTERQKELLRELETLNAQDGDKHNPRAKSWMDKVKEFFAQ; this is encoded by the coding sequence ATGTCAAAACGCGACTACTACGAAGTGCTCGGCGTCAACCGGGACGCTAGCGACGATGAAATCAAGAAGGCCTACCGTAAACTGGCCATGAAACACCACCCGGATCGCAACCCGGACAATCCTAATGCTGAAGAGCATTTTAAAGAAGCAAAAGAAGCTTACGAAATTCTGTCTGACGCAAGTAAGCGCCAGGCTTATGACCAGTATGGTCATGCCGGAGTAGACCAGAACGCCAAGGGCGGAGCTGGTTTCGGTGGTTTTGCCGATGCTTTTGGCGACATTTTCGGTGACATCTTTGGCGGCGGTGGCGGCGGTGGTCGACGCTCCAATGTCTACCGTGGCGCAGACCTCCGCTACAATCTGGAAATCAGTCTGGAAGATGCGGCACGCGGTGCAGAAACCCAGATTCGCATTCCCACCATGGATGAGTGCGAAACTTGTAGCGGCACCGGTGCAAAACCAGGTACAGAACCTGTCACTTGCACAACCTGTGGGGGTCATGGTCAGGTGCGCATGCAACAGGGCTTTTTCTCTATTCAGCAAACTTGTCCAAAATGTCATGGCAGTGGCAAAAGCATTCCCAATCCGTGTCCAAAATGCCATGGCGCTGGACGCATCAAAGGCCATAAAACACTTTCTGTGCGTATTCCGGCTGGAGTGGATGAAGGCGATCGCATTCGTTTAAGTGGCGAAGGCGAGCATGGCGTTAATGGCGGCCCGGCAGGTGATCTTTATGTGATGGTTCAGCTCAAGCCCCATCAGGTGTTTCAAAGGGACCATAACGACCTTCACTGCGAAATGCCTATCGGCTTTACTATCGCAGCTTTAGGCGGTGAAATCGATATCCCTACCCTGGACGGATCTGCAAAAATCAAAATTCCAGCCGAAACTCAGACGGGAAAAATCTTCCGTTTACGTGGCAAAGGGATCAAAGGTGTGCGGAGCACAACCCATGGTGACTTGATGTGTCATGTGGTGGTAGAGACCCCTGTCAGCCTGACAGAACGTCAGAAAGAATTGCTGAGGGAACTGGAAACCCTGAATGCACAAGACGGGGACAAACATAATCCTCGTGCCAAATCCTGGATGGATAAAGTGAAGGAATTCTTTGCCCAGTAA
- a CDS encoding DUF4870 family protein, which yields MDDNQLDNTKLQSLKSLSTVIYALLALTWVFGVSAIVAVVMVYIKRDEAAGTWLESHFLWQVRTFWYGLLWAVIGGMTLFFGIGWIILMVNVVWCIYRIVKGWLNLNDNKPMYSES from the coding sequence ATGGACGACAACCAGCTCGACAACACTAAGCTCCAGTCATTGAAGTCCCTGTCGACGGTGATTTATGCGTTGTTAGCGCTGACTTGGGTATTTGGCGTGTCGGCTATTGTTGCAGTGGTCATGGTATATATCAAGCGGGATGAAGCGGCCGGGACCTGGCTGGAAAGCCATTTTCTTTGGCAGGTACGTACATTCTGGTACGGTTTGCTATGGGCGGTAATTGGGGGCATGACATTATTTTTTGGCATTGGCTGGATTATTTTAATGGTCAATGTGGTTTGGTGTATTTATCGTATTGTCAAAGGCTGGCTCAATCTGAACGACAATAAACCTATGTATTCTGAAAGTTAA
- a CDS encoding DUF6394 family protein: MNLEKVFFAFFIVLALTLNFGFFIGDIANPVHHSEYELFAAIVVSLIATVLKFGDRTHLGAVLLATSLVADLQLITAAIVWTIVEHGTQTGMTPHIMAIIVSLSGGALLANITSVVLFVAETLAFRR, translated from the coding sequence ATGAATCTTGAAAAAGTGTTTTTCGCATTTTTCATTGTTTTGGCACTCACCTTGAATTTTGGTTTTTTCATCGGAGACATCGCCAACCCGGTTCATCATAGTGAATATGAATTATTTGCTGCCATAGTGGTGAGCCTGATCGCTACGGTTTTAAAATTTGGTGATCGCACGCACCTCGGTGCTGTTTTACTGGCAACCAGCCTGGTAGCTGACTTGCAGTTAATTACCGCGGCCATCGTCTGGACCATCGTTGAACACGGGACCCAAACAGGCATGACTCCGCATATCATGGCAATCATTGTTTCTCTTTCTGGTGGTGCATTACTGGCCAATATTACTTCTGTCGTCCTTTTTGTCGCCGAAACATTAGCATTTCGCCGGTAA
- a CDS encoding potassium channel family protein gives MHNIGYILLRRIHTPLIALICVYAVSILGFVLIPGVDNAGKPWHMSFFHAFYFVSFMGTTIGFGEIPYPFTDAQRMWATVGIYATVITWLYSIGSALSALQDPSFRSILQQNTFRRAVNRITDPFFLVCGYGDTGSMLVRALSESGYRSIVIDKSQDRITALELEDLRSPVPGLCADAAEPDNLILAGLTHANCRGVIALTDDDDVNLKVAITSKLLNTRIPTIARAESREIEANMASFGTDEIINPFDTFAGRLSLAIHAPGMFLLYEWMTAVPHEPLREPIFPPHGSWILCGYGRFGKAVHKHLLSENIPLTFIEATPKLTESPTGTITGSGTEASTLLEADIMNAVGIVAGTDNDANNLSIIMTAIMLNPNLFIVARQNTHRNDSIFAAAKLDLTMQRGSVIANKIFALITTPLLSEFLQLARLNTNEWANQLVSRIGGISGNEVPQTWALYITQQDSPALFKGILEASQVCISDLYRDPRNRNERLACIVLLVQRGDTEYLLPDEDFNLQQEDRILLCGRFGASTQMEWIAKNHNVFNYLITGTERASGAFWQWLERKTPAKSR, from the coding sequence TTGCATAATATTGGCTATATTTTACTGCGGCGGATTCATACACCTCTGATTGCGCTGATTTGCGTTTACGCTGTTTCCATCCTGGGGTTCGTATTGATACCCGGTGTCGACAATGCCGGTAAACCATGGCACATGAGTTTCTTTCATGCGTTCTACTTCGTGAGCTTCATGGGCACCACCATCGGTTTTGGCGAGATACCCTACCCATTCACGGATGCCCAAAGAATGTGGGCTACAGTCGGTATTTACGCTACCGTAATTACCTGGCTTTACAGTATTGGTTCAGCACTCTCTGCGCTACAAGACCCATCGTTCCGCTCAATTCTCCAGCAAAATACCTTCCGACGTGCAGTGAATCGCATTACAGATCCTTTCTTTCTAGTGTGTGGTTATGGAGATACAGGCAGCATGCTAGTGCGTGCACTTTCTGAATCAGGGTATCGTTCGATCGTAATCGACAAGTCACAGGATCGCATCACCGCTCTGGAACTGGAAGACTTAAGATCTCCCGTCCCAGGGTTATGCGCTGATGCTGCAGAACCCGACAATCTGATTCTGGCCGGATTAACCCATGCCAACTGCCGGGGTGTGATTGCCTTAACGGATGATGATGACGTCAACCTGAAAGTAGCCATTACCAGTAAGCTACTTAATACCCGCATCCCGACTATCGCTCGTGCAGAATCACGGGAAATTGAAGCCAACATGGCTTCATTCGGCACTGATGAAATCATCAATCCATTCGATACTTTTGCCGGCCGCCTCTCGTTAGCCATTCATGCACCAGGTATGTTTTTGCTCTATGAATGGATGACTGCGGTACCTCACGAACCTTTGAGAGAGCCGATCTTTCCGCCACATGGTAGCTGGATTTTGTGTGGATACGGCCGCTTTGGCAAGGCAGTACACAAGCATTTGTTGTCCGAAAACATCCCCCTGACTTTTATTGAAGCCACCCCAAAATTGACTGAATCGCCGACGGGAACGATCACCGGAAGCGGAACTGAAGCCAGCACTTTGCTGGAGGCAGATATCATGAACGCGGTAGGGATTGTCGCCGGCACAGATAATGATGCAAACAACCTTTCCATCATCATGACGGCTATCATGCTTAATCCCAATCTGTTCATAGTTGCCCGTCAGAATACCCATCGTAATGACAGCATCTTCGCAGCTGCAAAACTGGATCTGACTATGCAGCGTGGAAGTGTGATTGCAAATAAGATCTTTGCTCTCATCACAACGCCCCTCTTATCCGAGTTTTTGCAACTTGCCAGATTGAATACAAATGAATGGGCCAATCAGCTAGTCAGTCGTATCGGTGGTATTTCCGGTAATGAAGTGCCTCAAACCTGGGCACTATATATTACCCAGCAAGACTCACCCGCCCTGTTCAAGGGGATTTTAGAAGCATCACAAGTTTGCATTAGCGATCTTTATCGTGACCCGCGCAATCGCAATGAACGCCTGGCTTGTATTGTACTATTGGTGCAGCGCGGCGACACCGAGTACCTATTACCAGACGAAGATTTCAATCTGCAACAGGAAGACCGCATCCTGCTATGCGGACGATTTGGCGCCAGCACGCAAATGGAATGGATAGCCAAAAATCACAATGTATTTAATTACCTGATCACAGGAACGGAAAGAGCAAGCGGTGCTTTCTGGCAATGGCTGGAGAGAAAAACGCCTGCAAAATCTCGTTAA
- a CDS encoding putative bifunctional diguanylate cyclase/phosphodiesterase, protein MQRHLALIKRVSDAALDGAAAKKTGLLSADYWKWYEGEGSARIKELNHPELTAEWARLGKLHTQFLNAANSCVKAAADGDKIHVSQGLERVFELSSELMGLLVSASLSELTAAVSDHEHKLAMRHERDFMDAAQIGRFVVRLSDNVLLEADNNFLNFLGYVCEQTEGSEIKKFLDAKSYQRLLGSISEKEPNGRSNIHFKHANGQKVPMLVISYPDENAEGKVLRCFAANLSEIEGEIQQRRLLSAAVEVSDQAVLICNDHQEVVYVNPAFSQLTGYSAEEAIGKNPRFLQGKDTSQATRIVLRETLAAGRKAHVEMLNYTKEGLRFWIDLSIVPVANDSGDITHFVAIQHDITERKAAEQAIARIALEDRLTGLPNRRAAENRLETDWNRARRTDSEFAIAIVDIDRFKLVNDQHGHHVGDQALKHVADLMATCLRGGDWIARWGGEEFLLCFHGMDGRGAHNAAERVRKLVKANPLKMPLGEIPLTISMGLSMYNQKHENIDSLLAQADALLYEAKHSGRDKVLCSGSANSNKNSVIWEGSQVQGALHDGRVIPVFQPIVNLCTGKIVADEALARIRNADNSLVPAASFIQASESLHLVASIDKMVSVSAMNRCARAMKVGGEGLGLAHFINLSHQFLANVEQVDTLLEHAKGFCGDNCDQKGNAKPLVIEITERQSGDILTLKKNLKPLTDFGIRLALDDFGSGNSSFLYLAELPVDFLKIEGWMVGRIIQDKRVRQLVESIVSTARNFNVITIAECVEDAETARILCEIGVDWAQGYYFAKPEIDDVWDN, encoded by the coding sequence TTGCAACGTCACTTGGCATTGATCAAGCGTGTGTCAGATGCTGCTTTAGATGGTGCTGCAGCAAAAAAAACAGGTTTGCTTTCCGCTGACTACTGGAAATGGTATGAAGGGGAGGGCAGTGCTCGAATTAAAGAGTTGAATCATCCTGAATTGACAGCTGAATGGGCGCGCCTGGGTAAACTTCATACTCAGTTTCTCAATGCAGCCAATAGTTGTGTGAAAGCGGCAGCTGACGGCGATAAAATTCACGTCAGCCAAGGATTGGAAAGGGTCTTTGAGCTTTCTTCTGAACTGATGGGTTTGCTTGTAAGTGCTAGCTTGAGCGAACTGACTGCTGCGGTGTCTGATCATGAGCATAAACTGGCGATGCGTCATGAGCGGGATTTTATGGATGCCGCGCAAATTGGGCGCTTTGTGGTTCGGCTTTCAGATAATGTATTGTTAGAGGCAGACAATAACTTTCTGAATTTTCTGGGCTATGTGTGTGAGCAGACAGAAGGCAGCGAGATAAAGAAGTTTCTCGATGCTAAATCTTATCAACGCCTGCTTGGTTCGATTTCAGAAAAAGAGCCAAATGGCCGCTCGAATATTCATTTTAAACATGCAAACGGCCAGAAAGTCCCCATGCTGGTTATCTCCTATCCTGACGAGAATGCAGAGGGTAAGGTATTGCGCTGTTTTGCCGCTAATTTATCCGAGATAGAGGGGGAAATTCAGCAGCGCCGATTATTATCAGCTGCGGTTGAGGTTTCTGATCAGGCAGTATTGATCTGTAATGATCATCAGGAAGTTGTCTATGTAAATCCAGCGTTTTCACAATTAACGGGGTATTCTGCAGAAGAGGCAATAGGAAAAAACCCACGATTTCTCCAAGGTAAAGATACAAGCCAGGCAACGCGTATTGTGCTTAGGGAAACATTGGCTGCTGGCAGGAAAGCGCACGTGGAAATGCTGAATTACACCAAGGAAGGGCTGCGTTTCTGGATTGACTTGTCCATTGTGCCGGTAGCGAATGATAGCGGCGATATCACCCATTTTGTTGCGATTCAACATGATATTACCGAGCGTAAGGCAGCAGAGCAGGCCATTGCGCGAATTGCGCTGGAAGACCGGTTGACGGGCTTGCCTAACCGACGAGCCGCAGAAAACAGGCTCGAAACTGACTGGAATCGCGCACGACGAACAGACAGTGAATTCGCAATTGCAATTGTGGATATTGATCGTTTTAAATTGGTGAATGATCAGCATGGTCACCATGTGGGCGATCAGGCTTTGAAGCATGTTGCAGATCTGATGGCTACCTGTTTGCGTGGTGGCGACTGGATTGCGAGATGGGGAGGGGAGGAGTTTTTATTGTGTTTTCACGGCATGGATGGTCGTGGCGCACATAATGCCGCTGAGCGCGTACGTAAACTGGTTAAAGCCAACCCGCTTAAGATGCCACTGGGTGAAATTCCGCTGACTATCAGTATGGGGTTGTCCATGTACAACCAGAAACATGAGAATATTGATTCATTGCTGGCACAAGCTGATGCACTACTTTATGAAGCGAAGCACAGTGGGCGGGATAAAGTGCTTTGTTCCGGATCGGCAAATTCAAATAAAAATAGTGTTATTTGGGAAGGATCGCAAGTGCAAGGGGCATTGCACGATGGTCGTGTGATTCCGGTTTTTCAGCCTATCGTCAACTTATGCACTGGCAAAATTGTTGCCGATGAGGCGTTGGCTCGCATTCGTAATGCAGATAATTCGCTTGTGCCAGCTGCCAGTTTCATTCAAGCGTCCGAATCCCTGCATCTGGTTGCTTCAATAGATAAAATGGTTTCTGTCAGCGCAATGAATCGTTGCGCACGTGCAATGAAAGTTGGTGGAGAGGGACTTGGGCTGGCACATTTTATTAATTTGTCCCATCAATTTTTAGCTAATGTGGAGCAGGTTGATACGTTGCTGGAGCACGCCAAAGGGTTTTGTGGAGATAATTGTGATCAGAAGGGTAATGCAAAACCGCTGGTAATCGAGATTACCGAGCGCCAGAGCGGGGATATTCTGACTCTGAAGAAAAACCTGAAGCCGCTGACCGACTTTGGTATCCGGCTCGCGCTAGATGATTTTGGCAGCGGAAACTCATCATTCTTGTATCTGGCCGAACTTCCGGTTGATTTTCTGAAAATAGAGGGGTGGATGGTTGGGCGAATTATCCAGGATAAACGGGTTCGCCAACTGGTTGAAAGTATTGTGTCAACTGCCCGGAATTTTAATGTGATTACTATTGCAGAATGTGTTGAAGATGCTGAAACAGCCAGAATTCTTTGCGAAATTGGCGTAGATTGGGCTCAGGGCTATTATTTTGCCAAGCCAGAAATCGATGATGTCTGGGATAATTAA
- a CDS encoding nuclear transport factor 2 family protein produces the protein MIKIRITALHPLLKTAILCLPLFCMSAVHADELTDAQQLARQGKSAEAIELLNKYLAAHPKDAQARFQKGIILTEQNNASEAIKIFNDLTQDYPNLPEPYNNLAVLYYSQGQYDKAKSALEAAIRTHPTYATAHENLGDIYAKMASQAYDKALQLDKSNTTAQIKLSLVRELFNPGSKGSQSLPRATVSKQPATTIALNTAKPIAAPPANTMGTPAKLDDLKNTGQKTPIRTETVTSPAKTAAVALPPVAETKPAPKPIVEQPAKHAASEQHDEVLSTLNEWAKAWSDRNAKAYLSYYAKDFKTPRGEKRADWENGRKERVTSPKSIQVAIVSPKIRISDASHASATFRQIYRSDSLKSSTMKTLDFVKSGGKWVILEEKIGR, from the coding sequence ATGATCAAGATACGCATTACTGCACTGCACCCGCTTCTCAAAACAGCCATTCTCTGCCTTCCGCTATTTTGCATGTCTGCGGTTCATGCTGACGAACTAACAGATGCTCAACAACTGGCACGGCAGGGGAAAAGTGCTGAAGCAATTGAACTACTGAATAAATATCTGGCAGCACACCCAAAGGATGCTCAGGCCCGTTTTCAGAAAGGCATTATTTTAACCGAGCAGAATAATGCCAGCGAAGCGATCAAAATATTCAACGACCTGACCCAGGACTATCCAAATCTTCCTGAGCCTTATAACAATCTGGCCGTTTTGTATTATTCCCAAGGCCAATACGATAAAGCGAAATCTGCGCTGGAAGCTGCTATTCGTACCCATCCTACCTATGCAACCGCCCACGAAAATCTGGGCGATATTTATGCCAAGATGGCGAGTCAGGCCTATGACAAAGCTTTGCAGCTGGACAAATCCAACACCACAGCCCAAATCAAACTGTCTTTGGTAAGAGAGCTATTTAACCCTGGTTCAAAAGGGTCACAATCACTGCCTAGAGCGACTGTCAGCAAACAGCCCGCAACCACCATTGCTCTAAACACCGCAAAACCAATCGCAGCTCCTCCAGCAAATACAATGGGAACGCCTGCGAAGCTTGATGATTTGAAAAACACAGGGCAAAAAACCCCAATTAGAACCGAGACTGTGACCAGTCCGGCCAAAACTGCAGCTGTCGCCCTCCCTCCCGTTGCAGAAACAAAGCCAGCTCCAAAACCCATTGTTGAGCAGCCTGCAAAACATGCCGCTTCCGAACAACACGACGAAGTGCTCTCCACACTGAACGAATGGGCAAAAGCCTGGTCAGATAGAAATGCAAAGGCATATTTATCTTACTATGCCAAAGATTTCAAAACACCAAGAGGCGAAAAACGTGCCGATTGGGAAAATGGCCGGAAGGAACGGGTCACCAGCCCCAAATCAATCCAGGTTGCAATTGTGTCACCCAAAATCAGAATTTCCGATGCAAGCCATGCTTCAGCAACATTCAGACAGATATACCGCTCGGATAGCCTGAAAAGCTCAACCATGAAAACATTGGATTTTGTTAAATCAGGTGGAAAATGGGTTATTCTTGAAGAAAAAATCGGCCGGTAA
- the cysS gene encoding cysteine--tRNA ligase, whose product MLKIYNTLIREKQEFKPIKPGKANMYVCGMTVYDYCHLGHARVMVVFDLVQRWLKVSGLEVSYVRNITDIDDKIIKRAAENNEPIDQLTGRFIAAMDEDAAKLGVQKPSFEPRATQFVPGMVAMIETLVGKGLAYPADNGDVYYAVHNFSGYGKLSGKSLDDLRAGERVEVDTHKRDPLDFVLWKGAKPGEPAWDSPWGKGRPGWHIECSVMSEHYLGAHFDIHGGGQDLQFPHHENEIAQSEGAHDQAFVNYWMHNGFVRVDNEKMSKSLGNFFTIREVFEKYDPEVVRYFILRAHYRSPLNYSDHHLDDAKHALTRFYTALRGISINPTEIDWEGAYAARFKEAMDDDFNTPEAVAVLFDLANEVNKSKSSEEAGLLKQLANVLGILQRDPEEFFKAGLSESAYTPEKIEQLIADRAAARKAKNFAESDRIRKELQDAGVVLEDASQGTIWRRE is encoded by the coding sequence ATGTTAAAAATATACAACACACTGATACGCGAAAAGCAGGAATTTAAACCGATTAAACCGGGCAAGGCCAATATGTATGTATGCGGCATGACGGTTTATGATTATTGTCATCTGGGGCATGCCCGGGTGATGGTGGTGTTCGATTTGGTACAACGCTGGCTTAAGGTATCAGGTCTGGAAGTGAGCTATGTGCGCAATATTACGGATATTGACGATAAAATCATTAAGCGCGCTGCAGAAAACAATGAGCCCATTGATCAGCTAACGGGACGTTTTATTGCCGCAATGGATGAGGATGCGGCAAAACTGGGCGTGCAAAAACCGTCTTTTGAGCCACGTGCTACACAGTTTGTGCCTGGAATGGTGGCCATGATTGAAACCCTGGTTGGCAAGGGGCTTGCATATCCAGCGGATAATGGGGATGTGTACTACGCTGTCCATAATTTTTCCGGTTATGGCAAGCTTTCTGGTAAATCGCTGGATGACCTGCGCGCTGGTGAACGGGTAGAGGTAGATACCCATAAGCGAGATCCACTGGATTTTGTTTTGTGGAAAGGGGCTAAACCTGGTGAACCCGCTTGGGATTCTCCCTGGGGAAAAGGTCGCCCTGGCTGGCACATTGAGTGTTCTGTCATGAGCGAGCATTATTTGGGTGCTCATTTTGATATTCATGGCGGCGGGCAGGATTTACAGTTTCCTCACCACGAAAATGAAATTGCGCAGAGTGAAGGTGCTCATGACCAAGCATTCGTTAATTATTGGATGCATAACGGTTTTGTGCGTGTTGACAACGAGAAGATGTCCAAGTCATTGGGAAATTTTTTCACTATTCGCGAAGTATTCGAAAAGTACGATCCGGAAGTGGTCCGCTATTTCATCTTGCGCGCACATTATCGTAGCCCGCTGAATTACTCTGATCATCATCTGGATGATGCAAAACACGCCTTGACCCGTTTTTATACTGCGTTGCGCGGTATCAGTATCAACCCGACTGAAATTGATTGGGAAGGGGCCTATGCTGCCCGCTTCAAGGAAGCAATGGATGATGACTTTAATACACCAGAAGCGGTTGCCGTGTTGTTTGATCTCGCTAACGAGGTAAATAAATCAAAGTCATCTGAAGAGGCCGGTCTGCTCAAACAATTGGCGAATGTTCTCGGAATATTGCAACGTGATCCCGAAGAGTTCTTCAAAGCGGGATTGAGCGAATCTGCCTACACGCCTGAAAAAATTGAGCAGCTGATTGCAGACCGAGCTGCAGCACGAAAAGCAAAAAACTTTGCGGAAAGCGATCGAATTCGCAAAGAGCTGCAGGATGCAGGGGTTGTGCTGGAAGATGCGTCGCAGGGAACCATATGGCGTCGTGAGTGA
- a CDS encoding glutamine--tRNA ligase/YqeY domain fusion protein — protein sequence MSSNERDPVPHFIRNIIEADLKGGKHKSVVTRFPPEPNGYLHVGHAKSICLNFGLALDYQGKCNLRFDDTNPEKESEEYALSIQDDVRWLGFQWDGEVRWASDYFEQLYAFGVELIKQGKAYVCDLTPDEMREYRGTLTQPGKDSPFRNRSVEENTELFQKMRAGEYPDGSKVLRAKIDMASPNINMRDPAIYRIRRAHHIRTGDKWCIYPMYDYTHCISDALENITHSLCTLEFEDHRPLYDWVLDQISVPCHPQQIEFSRLELQYAITSKRKLNQLVTQGLVSGWDDPRMPTIVGMRRRGYTPEGIREFTRRIGISKSDNVVDMSVLEGCIREDVEAKAPRVMAVVKPLKVTITNFVEGESQSREGEFHPQRPELGKRVVPFAKEIWIESDDFMELPPDGFHRLKPGGEVRLRYSYVMCCDEVIKDAAGNVTELRCSIDPETLGKNPQGRKVKGVIHWVSVEDALPVEIRLYDRLFTVPKPDSDKEQDFLAFLNPDSLTVVQGWVEPSARDAQPEMLYQFERLGYFCADRRDHKPGEHLVFNRTVTLKDSWAKEQG from the coding sequence ATGAGCAGTAACGAACGTGATCCCGTTCCCCATTTTATCCGTAATATCATCGAAGCTGATTTAAAAGGCGGTAAACACAAGTCTGTTGTGACGCGTTTTCCGCCAGAGCCTAATGGATATCTGCATGTAGGTCATGCTAAATCGATTTGTCTGAATTTTGGTTTGGCGCTGGATTATCAAGGTAAGTGTAATTTACGCTTTGATGATACCAATCCGGAAAAAGAAAGTGAGGAGTATGCCCTTTCTATTCAGGATGATGTGCGCTGGCTCGGATTTCAGTGGGACGGGGAAGTGCGCTGGGCCTCTGACTACTTTGAACAACTTTACGCTTTTGGTGTTGAACTGATCAAACAGGGCAAAGCGTATGTGTGTGATCTGACACCCGATGAGATGCGTGAATATCGGGGTACCTTGACTCAGCCTGGCAAGGACAGTCCTTTCCGCAATCGCTCTGTTGAAGAGAATACTGAGCTGTTTCAGAAAATGCGGGCAGGGGAATATCCGGACGGTTCCAAGGTATTGCGGGCTAAAATTGATATGGCTTCTCCTAATATCAATATGCGTGACCCGGCAATTTACCGGATTCGCCGTGCACATCATATTCGGACTGGAGATAAATGGTGTATTTACCCGATGTATGATTACACCCATTGTATTTCTGATGCACTGGAAAATATCACCCATTCACTTTGTACGCTGGAGTTTGAAGACCATCGGCCGCTATATGACTGGGTGCTGGATCAAATATCGGTACCTTGCCATCCGCAACAAATTGAGTTTTCACGGCTGGAACTGCAATACGCCATAACCAGCAAACGTAAATTGAATCAATTGGTGACGCAAGGGCTGGTTTCAGGCTGGGACGATCCTCGTATGCCAACGATTGTCGGTATGCGCCGCCGCGGTTATACGCCAGAAGGAATCAGGGAGTTTACGCGTCGCATCGGGATTTCAAAAAGCGATAATGTGGTGGATATGTCGGTGCTTGAGGGTTGTATTCGTGAAGACGTAGAAGCCAAGGCACCACGTGTGATGGCTGTGGTCAAGCCACTGAAAGTAACTATTACCAACTTTGTTGAAGGCGAGTCACAATCCCGTGAAGGCGAATTCCATCCTCAGCGCCCTGAATTAGGTAAGCGGGTAGTGCCTTTTGCCAAAGAAATCTGGATTGAGTCGGATGATTTTATGGAATTGCCTCCTGATGGCTTTCATCGTTTAAAGCCCGGTGGTGAAGTGCGTTTGCGCTACAGTTATGTGATGTGCTGTGATGAAGTGATTAAAGATGCTGCAGGTAATGTAACAGAGCTTCGTTGCTCTATTGATCCTGAAACTCTGGGTAAAAACCCGCAAGGACGTAAAGTGAAGGGCGTGATTCACTGGGTGTCGGTTGAAGATGCGTTACCTGTGGAAATAAGACTTTATGACCGACTTTTTACGGTACCTAAGCCGGATAGTGATAAAGAACAGGATTTTCTGGCGTTCCTGAATCCTGATTCGCTTACTGTGGTGCAAGGCTGGGTGGAACCCTCTGCCCGTGATGCGCAACCGGAAATGTTGTATCAGTTCGAGCGGTTGGGCTATTTCTGCGCTGATCGGCGAGATCATAAACCAGGTGAACATCTTGTGTTTAACCGGACTGTGACGCTCAAGGATTCGTGGGCTAAGGAACAAGGCTAA